Proteins from a single region of Chengkuizengella sediminis:
- a CDS encoding MerR family transcriptional regulator translates to MYTISEVAKLLGVSTHTLRYYEKENIIIPNRNENKERVYTESHLNWLKFVMKLKETQMPIAQIRAYARLFKEGEQTTQARLELLENHQVSIQNQIKNLLTTEKMLEDKIMAYKDFINQQDMTHNQ, encoded by the coding sequence ATGTACACCATAAGCGAGGTAGCTAAATTATTAGGTGTTAGTACACATACATTAAGGTATTATGAAAAAGAAAATATAATCATTCCAAATCGGAATGAGAACAAAGAAAGGGTATATACTGAATCTCACCTTAATTGGTTGAAATTTGTTATGAAGTTAAAAGAAACACAGATGCCTATTGCACAAATAAGAGCATATGCTAGGTTATTTAAAGAAGGGGAACAAACTACCCAAGCACGTTTAGAGTTATTAGAAAATCATCAGGTATCCATTCAAAATCAAATAAAAAACTTGTTAACTACCGAAAAAATGTTAGAAGATAAAATCATGGCATATAAAGATTTTATTAACCAACAAGATATGACTCATAACCAATAA
- a CDS encoding aldehyde dehydrogenase, with amino-acid sequence MSEMSQLVKKQKQFYFSGETKDINFRLNALNKFKNAIIENESKINAALKEDLNKSVTDTYLSEIGFVLQEISDITKGLHSWVKPKRVKTPISHFGSSSYRLPEPYGVTLTIAPWNYPFQLAVAPILGAIAAGNTVILKPSELTPAVSHLLKELISSTFDENYIAVVEGGVETSTQLLKEPFDYIFFTGSVPVGKIVMEAASKNLTPITLELGGKSPVIVDETANLKLAAKRIVWGKFFNAGQTCVAPDYMLVHHSIKDELMIKMKETIKEFYTEQPLSNENYTHIVNVRHFNRLASYLTDGKIVQGGKVNNDLHVIEPTIIDEITWDDPIMQDEIFGPILPVMEYNNVDEIINMINNRPKPLALYVFSESKQIQDQIINNVSYGGGCINDTMYHIATPHLPFGGVGHSGVGAYHGKHSFETFSHIKSILKQTTLFDLPFRYPTMKNGLKYAKKIFK; translated from the coding sequence ATGTCGGAAATGAGCCAATTAGTAAAAAAACAAAAACAATTTTATTTCTCAGGGGAAACAAAAGATATTAATTTTAGATTGAATGCCTTAAATAAATTTAAAAATGCAATCATTGAAAATGAATCTAAAATTAATGCAGCATTAAAGGAAGATTTAAATAAATCAGTAACTGATACTTATTTATCTGAAATAGGTTTTGTTTTACAAGAAATATCTGATATAACAAAAGGACTTCATTCTTGGGTGAAGCCCAAAAGAGTTAAAACCCCTATTTCTCACTTTGGTTCCTCAAGTTATCGACTCCCAGAACCATACGGAGTTACCCTAACAATAGCTCCTTGGAATTATCCATTCCAACTTGCTGTTGCACCAATTTTAGGTGCTATTGCTGCTGGCAATACTGTCATATTAAAACCTTCTGAATTAACACCAGCAGTATCTCACTTACTCAAAGAACTTATATCCTCTACATTTGATGAAAATTATATAGCTGTTGTTGAAGGAGGAGTGGAAACGAGCACACAATTATTAAAAGAACCCTTTGATTATATTTTCTTCACTGGCAGCGTTCCTGTGGGAAAAATTGTCATGGAGGCAGCATCTAAAAATTTAACACCTATTACGTTAGAGCTTGGTGGCAAAAGCCCTGTAATAGTGGATGAAACAGCTAACTTAAAACTAGCTGCAAAACGAATAGTTTGGGGTAAGTTCTTTAATGCGGGACAAACGTGTGTTGCCCCAGATTATATGCTCGTACATCATTCTATAAAAGATGAACTTATGATAAAAATGAAAGAAACGATTAAGGAATTTTATACTGAGCAACCTCTCTCTAATGAAAACTATACTCATATAGTAAATGTTCGCCATTTTAATCGCTTGGCAAGTTATTTAACTGATGGGAAAATCGTACAAGGCGGAAAAGTGAACAATGATTTACATGTCATTGAACCAACAATAATTGACGAAATCACTTGGGATGATCCTATCATGCAGGATGAAATTTTTGGTCCAATACTACCTGTTATGGAATATAACAATGTGGACGAAATAATTAATATGATAAATAATCGACCAAAACCGTTAGCTCTCTATGTATTTTCAGAAAGCAAACAGATTCAAGATCAAATCATTAACAATGTATCATATGGTGGTGGTTGCATTAACGATACTATGTATCACATTGCTACCCCACATCTTCCGTTTGGAGGAGTTGGTCATAGTGGAGTAGGTGCTTATCATGGTAAACATAGCTTTGAAACATTTTCACATATTAAAAGTATCTTAAAACAAACAACGTTGTTTGATTTGCCATTTAGATATCCGACTATGAAAAACGGATTAAAGTATGCTAAAAAAATATTTAAGTAA
- a CDS encoding DUF1499 domain-containing protein — protein MTKKLLVIVLITTLVLYAALILYNQFTEPSMSKVKNGKLAECPESPNCVSTQTDDHTKKMEPIPYITTNEEAMEKMIQVINEMFGTKIIIQDSNYLHVTFTTKIFRFVDDVEFYLDDQRKLIHFRSASRTGYSDMGVNQERMVEITERFLK, from the coding sequence ATGACAAAGAAGCTTTTAGTGATAGTACTAATTACTACTTTAGTTCTTTACGCGGCATTAATTTTGTACAATCAATTTACTGAACCATCAATGAGTAAAGTTAAAAATGGAAAACTAGCTGAATGTCCAGAGTCACCTAATTGTGTCTCTACTCAGACGGATGATCATACTAAGAAAATGGAGCCCATTCCTTACATAACGACAAATGAAGAAGCGATGGAGAAAATGATACAAGTCATAAATGAAATGTTTGGAACTAAAATCATTATTCAAGACTCTAACTATTTACATGTAACCTTTACTACAAAGATATTTCGTTTTGTAGACGATGTTGAATTCTATCTTGATGATCAACGGAAGTTAATTCATTTTAGGTCAGCTTCAAGAACTGGATATTCTGATATGGGGGTTAATCAAGAACGTATGGTTGAAATCACAGAGAGATTTTTAAAATGA
- a CDS encoding fructose-bisphosphate aldolase produces the protein MKLKQILISLLYVITMLVLTVSCNYIEEPDISIEVQVSELSEEEFEHVGTYGLDNPSINDFRKFTFNLEMNHSYEITRKIEFPSFWTDIWKKSIDSIDDKDRYWFGKGHSQVNESEQFTKYYREFVFYSNGLSEEEIKAAFNSINFTISWETKEGFMMRNDYIAGDLIEFVGLLL, from the coding sequence ATGAAACTCAAACAAATCTTGATATCTTTATTATATGTTATTACGATGTTAGTACTTACTGTTTCATGTAATTACATAGAAGAACCTGATATTTCAATTGAAGTTCAAGTATCAGAGTTGAGTGAAGAAGAATTTGAACATGTTGGAACATATGGATTAGACAATCCTAGCATAAATGATTTTCGAAAGTTTACATTTAATCTTGAAATGAATCATTCATATGAAATCACTCGAAAAATTGAATTTCCTTCGTTTTGGACGGATATATGGAAAAAATCAATTGACTCAATTGATGATAAAGATCGGTATTGGTTTGGAAAAGGACATTCACAGGTTAATGAAAGTGAACAATTTACAAAATACTATAGAGAATTTGTATTCTACTCAAATGGATTAAGTGAAGAGGAAATTAAAGCTGCATTTAATTCTATTAATTTTACGATATCTTGGGAAACAAAAGAAGGATTTATGATGAGAAATGATTACATAGCTGGTGATTTAATTGAATTTGTTGGATTACTATTATAG
- a CDS encoding aminoglycoside adenylyltransferase domain-containing protein produces MGPDIRTVNLNTETDQLISFVIKNMNHYWTPRIQRIENSIEELIKLSTKEIDCEIEWSVLGLLRQYYTLKEQDIISKLGAGEYAMQYFSGKWLNMIKEAVNIRTGQKEIFFHSEEERIKTAIDFSKYIISYCNNNFNQAKIGERL; encoded by the coding sequence ATGGGACCCGATATCAGAACAGTGAATCTTAATACAGAAACAGATCAACTAATTTCTTTTGTAATAAAAAATATGAATCATTATTGGACCCCCAGAATACAAAGGATTGAAAATTCAATTGAAGAACTAATTAAATTGTCTACTAAAGAGATTGATTGTGAAATTGAATGGTCCGTGCTTGGATTGTTAAGACAATACTATACCTTAAAAGAACAAGATATCATATCAAAACTTGGTGCAGGAGAGTATGCGATGCAGTACTTTTCAGGAAAATGGCTTAACATGATTAAAGAAGCTGTAAACATTCGAACAGGTCAAAAAGAGATCTTTTTTCATTCTGAAGAAGAACGAATAAAAACAGCAATTGATTTTTCAAAATACATAATTAGTTACTGTAATAATAATTTCAATCAAGCAAAAATAGGGGAGAGGTTATAA
- a CDS encoding putative quinol monooxygenase, whose product MIMIHAVLHVNSKKEQDFKEEIQSLIKDSRAESGNISYQLMKDTEKENVYMMVEEWKDAEAIQSHNTSKHFTAFVGKASEYLTAPLDVKVYDARLMEK is encoded by the coding sequence ATGATCATGATTCACGCAGTTCTTCATGTAAACTCCAAGAAAGAACAAGATTTTAAGGAGGAAATTCAATCTCTAATTAAGGACTCTAGAGCAGAAAGTGGTAACATTTCATATCAATTAATGAAAGACACAGAAAAAGAAAATGTGTATATGATGGTTGAAGAATGGAAAGATGCTGAAGCTATTCAGAGTCATAATACGAGTAAACATTTTACAGCATTTGTTGGGAAAGCGAGTGAATACTTAACAGCCCCTCTAGATGTGAAGGTTTACGATGCAAGATTAATGGAAAAATAA
- a CDS encoding nitroreductase family protein — translation MAQNNEEYLNKVQENKKNAGEPIELTDQNFFTIAKERSSVRFYDSEFKIDESEIREILETAILAPSSSNLQPWRFLVIHNQELQEKLLPIAANQQQVVDSSAVIAVLGDLEAYKNAEEIYGNLVKIGAIPEETKDFYVNQINSHYGNLSHENAMRVTMIDGGLVSMQLMLAAKAKGYDTVPMGGFDKDQFIEAFNIPENLSPVMLIALGKAEKAGFGKNRLPLDEVTTWNTFK, via the coding sequence ATGGCACAAAATAATGAAGAATACTTAAATAAAGTTCAAGAAAACAAAAAGAATGCTGGTGAACCCATAGAGTTAACGGACCAAAATTTCTTCACTATTGCAAAAGAAAGAAGCTCAGTTCGTTTTTATGATTCTGAGTTTAAAATAGATGAAAGTGAAATTAGAGAAATTTTAGAGACGGCTATCCTGGCCCCCTCATCTAGCAATTTACAGCCATGGAGATTCCTTGTGATTCACAATCAAGAATTACAAGAAAAATTACTACCAATTGCAGCAAACCAACAACAAGTCGTTGATTCATCTGCGGTTATAGCTGTGTTAGGAGATTTAGAAGCATATAAAAATGCTGAGGAGATTTATGGTAATTTAGTGAAAATAGGAGCAATTCCAGAAGAAACTAAAGACTTCTATGTGAATCAAATTAATTCTCACTATGGAAACCTATCCCATGAAAATGCGATGCGAGTTACTATGATTGATGGTGGCTTAGTATCTATGCAACTCATGTTAGCTGCGAAAGCAAAAGGATATGATACGGTTCCAATGGGTGGTTTTGATAAGGATCAGTTTATCGAAGCATTTAATATTCCTGAGAATCTTTCTCCAGTAATGTTAATTGCCCTTGGAAAAGCTGAAAAAGCAGGTTTTGGGAAAAATCGCTTACCACTTGATGAAGTGACAACTTGGAATACATTTAAATAA
- the ileS gene encoding isoleucine--tRNA ligase, whose protein sequence is MKQENVKETVQQREERVRKQWSEENTFKKSIDNREGKPSFVFYEGPPTANGLPHVGHALGRTIKDVVARYKTMTGHQVMRKAGWDTHGLPVELGVEKELGISGKNEIENYGVEAFIEKCKESVFKYEKHWRDFTEQLGYWVDMDNPYVTLENEYIESVWNILGTVHEKGLLNKGHRVSPYCPSCQTSLSSHEVAQGYKMVKDLTATAKFKIQDRENEYFLGWTTTPWTLPANVALAVHPAMKYVRAKIENEVFIVAESLADSVLKQDYEILSVHLGSDLKGLSYMPPFDFVNVEVGHKVVEADYVTEDSGTGIVHIAPAYGEDDYKLVQDHHFSFVNVVNEKGQYTNEVPIFEGRFIKDCDVDIVRYLAEKGLLFSKEKYEHNYPHCWRCDSPLLYYANESWFIKTTALKEQFIQNNEKVTWHPEHIKYGRFGKFLEQMVDWNISRKRYWGTPLNVWQCDQCNHQYAPKSIEELKNLSITPLNEAVDLHKPYVDQVKLRCTHCGETMTRTDEVIDVWFDSGSMPFAQTHYPFENKSRFKKQYPADVVIEGIDQTRGWFYSLLAVSTLFTGEAPYKRVLSLGHILDENGQKMSKSKGNALDPVDLIQKYGADSLRWALLVDSAPWNPKRFSERVVQEAKSKLVDTLGNVYSFYDLYAKLDGFDSNKEYTVKKNKLDDWILSRLHSTIKTAGENLEHYHFTNAAREIAKLLDEVSNWYVRRSRDRFWSNGMTAKKVAAYQTLYEVLTKTSQLLAPLTPFIAEDVYSNLTGKSVHLSEYPNYDEKVINKQLEKEMEAVLQVVELGRSIRNTLSLKVKQPLASLSILSNNRDMNWQSYQDIIMDELNVKSFQEIDDEEKFASIHLKLDFKKSAVKFGKLSNVVNKWLQQLNQEESNLLIESGFLDMDTSLEKVKVSLEDVIIEKVAKEGYSSASNGEYTVTLDVALTEDLLQEGMARELIRSIQDYRKKLNLPINMHIDIEVCADEELQEVVGKYRSMLQENLLMRDLLIKDHISAGKEINIGNNKASIQLIPIN, encoded by the coding sequence ATGAAACAAGAAAATGTTAAAGAAACGGTTCAACAACGAGAAGAACGAGTCAGAAAACAATGGTCTGAAGAAAATACTTTTAAAAAATCTATAGACAATAGAGAAGGGAAACCCTCCTTTGTATTTTATGAAGGACCACCTACTGCAAATGGATTACCGCATGTTGGTCACGCACTAGGTCGAACAATTAAGGACGTTGTTGCAAGATATAAAACGATGACAGGACATCAGGTCATGAGAAAAGCAGGGTGGGATACTCATGGATTGCCTGTTGAATTAGGAGTAGAAAAAGAATTAGGTATCTCAGGTAAAAATGAAATCGAAAATTATGGCGTTGAAGCTTTTATAGAGAAATGCAAAGAAAGTGTTTTTAAATATGAAAAACATTGGAGAGATTTTACTGAACAACTGGGTTACTGGGTAGACATGGATAATCCATATGTAACATTAGAAAATGAATACATTGAAAGTGTATGGAATATCCTTGGAACGGTTCATGAAAAAGGCTTGCTTAATAAAGGGCATCGAGTTTCTCCTTATTGTCCGAGTTGTCAGACATCCCTTAGTTCTCATGAAGTAGCTCAAGGATATAAGATGGTAAAGGATTTAACTGCAACAGCAAAATTCAAGATTCAAGATCGTGAAAATGAGTACTTTCTTGGATGGACTACTACACCTTGGACTTTGCCAGCTAACGTGGCATTAGCAGTACATCCAGCAATGAAGTATGTTCGAGCCAAAATAGAGAATGAAGTATTTATAGTAGCAGAATCATTAGCAGATTCAGTTTTAAAGCAGGATTATGAAATCTTGTCTGTACATTTGGGATCAGATTTGAAAGGCTTATCTTATATGCCCCCATTTGATTTTGTTAATGTAGAAGTTGGACATAAAGTGGTAGAAGCGGATTATGTAACTGAGGATAGTGGTACAGGTATCGTTCATATTGCGCCGGCATACGGAGAAGATGATTATAAGTTGGTTCAAGATCATCATTTTTCTTTTGTAAACGTTGTGAATGAAAAAGGTCAATATACGAATGAAGTTCCAATTTTTGAAGGACGTTTTATAAAAGACTGTGATGTAGATATTGTTCGTTACCTTGCTGAAAAAGGTTTATTATTCAGTAAAGAAAAATATGAACATAACTACCCACATTGTTGGCGTTGTGATTCACCTCTCTTGTATTACGCAAACGAAAGCTGGTTTATTAAAACAACAGCATTAAAAGAACAATTCATTCAAAATAATGAGAAGGTGACTTGGCATCCTGAGCATATTAAATATGGTAGGTTCGGAAAATTTCTAGAGCAAATGGTAGATTGGAACATCAGTCGTAAAAGATATTGGGGAACACCTTTAAATGTTTGGCAATGTGACCAATGTAATCACCAATATGCTCCTAAAAGCATAGAAGAACTAAAAAATCTTTCTATAACACCACTGAATGAAGCGGTTGATTTGCATAAACCTTATGTTGATCAAGTAAAGCTTCGTTGTACTCATTGTGGTGAAACTATGACTAGAACAGATGAAGTTATAGATGTTTGGTTCGATAGTGGTTCTATGCCGTTTGCACAAACTCATTATCCATTTGAAAACAAATCACGATTCAAAAAACAATACCCTGCTGATGTAGTTATTGAGGGAATTGATCAAACACGCGGATGGTTTTATAGCCTGCTTGCTGTATCAACCTTATTTACAGGGGAAGCTCCTTATAAAAGAGTATTATCTCTTGGTCATATATTGGATGAAAATGGACAAAAAATGTCTAAAAGTAAAGGGAATGCACTGGACCCAGTAGATTTAATACAAAAGTACGGTGCTGATTCCTTAAGATGGGCATTGCTTGTGGATAGTGCTCCATGGAATCCGAAACGCTTTTCTGAAAGAGTCGTACAAGAAGCCAAATCCAAGTTAGTGGATACTTTAGGAAATGTGTATAGTTTTTATGATCTTTATGCTAAGTTAGATGGATTTGATTCTAATAAAGAATATACCGTGAAAAAAAATAAATTAGATGATTGGATTCTATCTCGTTTGCATAGCACAATTAAAACAGCTGGCGAAAATCTAGAGCATTATCACTTTACAAATGCGGCGAGAGAAATAGCAAAATTATTAGATGAAGTGAGTAATTGGTACGTAAGAAGATCTAGAGACCGCTTTTGGTCAAATGGAATGACAGCCAAAAAAGTTGCTGCTTATCAAACGCTATATGAAGTTTTAACTAAAACAAGTCAATTGTTGGCACCATTAACTCCTTTTATAGCAGAAGACGTCTACTCCAATCTAACTGGAAAAAGTGTACACCTTTCAGAATATCCAAACTATGATGAAAAAGTGATCAACAAACAGTTAGAAAAAGAAATGGAAGCCGTCTTGCAAGTAGTTGAATTAGGGAGAAGTATTCGAAATACATTGTCTTTAAAAGTAAAACAGCCTTTAGCAAGTCTTTCAATTTTAAGCAACAATAGAGACATGAATTGGCAGTCGTATCAGGACATCATCATGGATGAATTAAATGTAAAATCTTTTCAAGAGATTGACGATGAAGAAAAGTTTGCTTCTATACATCTAAAATTAGATTTTAAGAAATCGGCTGTTAAGTTCGGTAAGTTATCAAATGTCGTCAATAAATGGCTGCAGCAACTGAATCAAGAAGAATCCAACTTATTGATAGAATCAGGATTCTTAGACATGGATACATCTTTAGAGAAAGTAAAAGTGTCTCTAGAAGACGTGATAATTGAAAAAGTAGCCAAAGAAGGGTATTCTTCTGCTTCAAATGGAGAGTACACAGTTACATTAGATGTAGCTTTAACTGAAGATTTATTACAAGAAGGTATGGCAAGAGAATTGATTCGCTCCATACAAGATTACCGGAAAAAATTAAACTTACCTATAAACATGCATATTGATATTGAAGTCTGTGCAGACGAAGAGCTGCAAGAAGTTGTTGGAAAGTATAGATCTATGT